The Podarcis muralis chromosome 8, rPodMur119.hap1.1, whole genome shotgun sequence genomic sequence TCAGTGCACTACTAAATGTGCATTGGGGGGGAGCAGTTGGCAATCCCGCCATTCCCATTCCATTCTACTCAAGGGGCCGCTGGGCTCTGGGGTAAGGTTCAGGGGGAGGTTCAAGGGGGAAAGAAGACTCTTTCAGATTCTGATCCAtgtattttaaacttaaaaattgGTTTTCTATTTTACTGGTAAACTAATAAAAACCTAGCATTATTGACAAGAGTTATTTGCACAGAAGCTGGCATCTATCTTGTACTATAACTCCCTCGCAGATTAGTGGGCGATTGTCTTACCTGCAGTCCCATGAGTTATAACCAATATTGGCCAGAATATTCAGTTATGATTTTAAAAGGAATTATAAAAAAGGATCTTAATTCTGCAACAGATCTTTCCAAAAGAAAGTCCTCACCACCATCTTTCCACTTCTGAACTAGAAGGAGGGCAAGATCTGATTCACAATACACTTATATATTAATAGGTGTAACAGTATTTCTAATTTGATATGTGAGACAACTACAGTAATGGTCTATCACCAGATACTTAATTAGACTCATAACCAGTGTTCGAAACAACCCATTATTTTAAGCACGTTTTGTGaaagggaatttcattaatgcaagcagtgtctgagctctgggtgcagtactgagcctaagacttcagattaaaactgccactactggaagaaaagggggaccttttttctgcctccccacttccagccattctctgaagactggagaagagaccctcataagaatattagggaggtgggcaggggaagtatggctttgttttttgtagTCTTCAGATGAAGACTAGACCATGTAAAAATGAActtaagattttagctgcagttcattcattttcagctttgtattcttgttacaaAAAAAGCTCACCTAGGCACTCGAATGTGGCACccacaacctaggtttaaggtgccatttagttcctagctttcatatctgtttctaacactgctcatgACAGATTTCTTATTCCCCCCAGCCCCAtttacactgtacatttaaagtagtatatcactttaaacagtcatggcttcccccagtgaatcctgggaactaaagTTTGTTAAGAGTTttgagagatgttaggagactAATACCCCTTTCATAACACAGTCTCCTGGGAAAAGGAATAGGGgaagggaatagggatctcctaactaGTCTCACTGCAGTTTACAGGGTTATTTGGGGAGGCCATGATATTGCTTTGgggaagtggtatgatactgctttaagtgtaTAGTGCAGAAGGGACCTCCTTAATATCTGAGAAACACTCAGTACAGACAAGCCAACCTCTGCCAGCTTATTTGTGTTCGGTATGTGTTGAACTGGCAATGCAGCTGTGATGGTGGGGCAGTTCAAATCTTTGCCTTTCTTTACCTTAAAGCCTTCAGTTTGTTATGCCTTTAAAATCATTGATCTTCAGAGGAGGTATCCTCAACAATTCATAGTGGGTTTTATTGTGCCTCATGATTGTAAGTTGCCATCATCCTTCAGTAATATGtgaagtcacatgcaaaggaccTTTCCCCTGACTAAACTCCTGTTCCTTCCTGGAAATAAACTTAGAATAGATGCTGTTCTGTTCACTCACTTCAACTAAAACTTCATCTTTAATACTGTCTTTCTATTTCAATGTCTCAAGATGAATCAGACTTTCAATTTATTCTATATCACTGAGGTATTCTGTAATTTATTTTCCAATTCTTACTGATAGGGAAATCAGAACAATATCTTGtgaattttaaaagaagaatattTCTGTCACATATTTTACTAAATATGACTTAATACTTTTTTAATTAATTTCCTTTTAGGCACATGTTTTTCTTGCATATAGAGGAGGATCTTCTGGCTGGTAATCTTCAGTGTTCTTCTGAACATGCAATTGAACTTAGTGCACTACTTGCCCAGTTGAAGTTTGGTGATTATAATCAAAATACTGCCAAATATCATTATGAAGAGTTCTGTGCAAAGGAGCTTACCACTACTGTTTTGGACAGGTAAGAGGGTATGTTTCCTAAGAACATTACCATGGCTGAAATAATTGTTCAGATGCATATTATTGGCAAAACCACTGCAGTTGCAAACCACACGTTTTTATTTGCAGGATTTATGCTAACACAGTCATATCTAAGACTTCTTCATTTTCTGTAGTACTCATGATATTTAAGGATTTTAATTTTGAATCTATATGTTACCTGTGTATTACCATAATATATTTTCCTGATTCTTAGACtgattaaataaaatatttttaaaaaggcaggtcTCAATAGGAGAATTTGAAAATGTTTACATCTCCTATTGAACTGAGTAAAGATTTATAATTGTTTAAGTGTGGTGAGATTGTTCCTCAATTAGTGTTTGAGTTTTTTAAAGCATGAAGCCACATTCATAGTTCAacaaattttttaattttgtttttcccAAAAGGCACCTAATCTTACCAACAACTGTTTAATGTGTTACCATGTAAAACCTTAATTCTGAATATTGTGTAATACCATACTTAGTTACATTTAAATAAAGACAAAAAATATACTTAACAATGTATCATTACAAataaatctataaaattcataacATTTGAGATCTTCTTGATAAAAGCCAGTATTTAAATCTTGTAAATCATTAAAAGTTATAAAATGTTCATGAAGTTGATAGAATATGTCTTTAAACCTTGCTTATGCATGGCTGAATGATTAACCTATTCTCAACTTTTTGTTACCTACAGTATTACTGCAAAGCATAAGGAACTTGAAGGCCTCACCCAAGCTTCAGCAGAGTATCAAGTTTTACAGATTGTGTCAACACTGGAGAACTATGGGGTGGAATGGCATTCTGTTAGAGACAGTGAAGGGCAGAAACTTTTTATTGGAATTGGTCCTGAGGGTATTGCCATGTGTAAAGATGACTTCACTCCCATCAACAGGTAATAAATGCTTACTAAACTGCATTAAAAGGTTCAGAAGAGTTGTGGGGGATACACCTCTGTTGTGATTCAACCATTGTTACCTGTTGTTCTCTATGATTCACGCTCAACTTCACCTGGGTGCACTTCTCCAATAGGACTTCCCCTTCGCCAACCCCACACCTCCCAAGTGCCCAGCAGTCAGGTGATCCTCAGCCATTTGGGTCTTTACAAGCAGCAGATTAATAGTGCATGCAAAGCCCCATTCATCCAAGCACTGACTTTACCTGCTCTGAACTCATGTCATATATGGGCAGATGGGCATCTCAAGGGCCGAATGGCAAGGACTGCCATGCCTAATCATGTCCATGGGCTCGagatcccccacccccatgtgctGTAGATTAAGCTGTCGAAATAATTGTAGGTGGCTTTGTTTCTTTCCACTAGTGCATGATGTGGAACCAGATTGCTTAAGAGATTGCCTTGACACATATATCATTACCTAACAATTGCATTCCTCCAAATGGGCATTGTTAAGGATTCGTTATGCTCCAGAGGTCTGCCTGACATGAACTAGAAACCAGGCCTTTAGTGTTGTGACTCCAGCTTTGTGGAAACACCACCTAACATTTTTGCTTTCAGATGACTGTTGAAAACTTAACTTTTTAAGTGGGCTTTCTCTGAAGAGTAACGAACCATTTTACATTTTATACTACATAGGATCTTGTAATTTAATGTTTTAAAGACCTTTTTATACTTGTGTATTTATATTTTTGCTATTTACGTTGTTCTCTTCACAATCTAGGAAACACTTGTTATGTAGGTtatatattattaaataaataaatttaaagagcTATATTGTTCTAGCTTAGTATTAACCTTAAATGTACCCTGCCAAACTATAGCTGGCCTGTAGTTGTTCCTCAGAGTCCTTTTAGGCTCTCAGTACAGGACTTGTTCTTTAACATACTTGCCTTCCTTACAGGATTGCATACCCAGTTGTTCAGATGGCAACGCAGTCTGGAAAGAATGTGTACTTGACTGTCACAAAGGAATCTGGCAATAGCATAGTTCACCTTTTCAAGATGGTCAGCACCAGAGCAGCTAGTGGACTGTACAGAGCGATAACAGAAACACATGCATTTTACAGGTTTGTATTTCTAGAAAACAAATCCAGTTTCAAATGCATCAAATATTTCCTGCATAAGTGCTTAAGTTTCTCTTTTTAGTTGATATAACAATAGTGTAAACTTTAATATTTGTGAAGTAAAAGGTTTCATTTTATTCTGCTGCCTCCGGAGtggatttaatttttttggttAGGAATATTCTTTTATATCTGAAGTGGGAAGAAGTGCTTGAAGAAACCTCTTGTATGAACACAAAATAAAGTTAACACTTCCTAAACATACCATTAAATTAATTTCTCATGCAACTCTGGTTTAACAAACTTGTACCAACCCATTTCAAACTATTCTCTTTTAGGGAATAGAAGTATTCAAACTAggaatgctgttttgtttttagaatagTCTTCCATGTTCTCATTGCAATTACAGTATTAGAATTCTTTGAATAAACAGAACCTATTATTTCACCTTTTTGTTCAGTTTGACTGAGTTATACTTGGTTTTTCCCCCCATTCTGGTAGGTGTGACACTGTTACTAGTGCTGTTATGATGCAGTACAGTCGAGACTTAAAGGGCCATTTAGCATCCTTGTTCCTGAATGAGAATATTAATCTCGGCAAAAAGTATGTGTTTGATATTAAGCGGACATCTAAGGAAGCTTATGATCATGCAAGGCGAGCCCTTTACAATGCTGGCATTGTGGATCTTGTTTCGAGAAGCGACCAGAGCCCGCCAAGTTCTCCCCTTAAGTCTTCAGAAAGCAGTATGAACTGTGATAGCTGTGAGGGTCTCAACTGCCAGCAGATGAAAGCTCTTCAAGAAAAGTTACGGAAGCTTAAAGAATCCCTACTATGTATGGTATGCTGTGAAGAAGAAATAAATTCAACATTTTGTCCATGTGGTCACACCGTGTGCTGTGAGTCATGTGCTGCACAATTACAGGTAATTATAAAGCTAATTACAACAACATTGAATCTCATGTTAAATTATTGGTCTGATTTCTACATTAAATGAAAGCATAGTATAAAACAACTGTGGCTTAATGTGAATGAGCAGTGCGCTGATACATTATGCTCTAATCATGTTTCTCctcccttgctgctgctgcattattTTTAtcagatttatataccgcctttcatcTCAGTATCACAGGGTAGATTAGAGTATAAAAACACATagcaaaagcaaacaaagcaATAGCCTTCCCCTGTGCGTGTACTCAcccacccactttttaaaaagccgtagattgtttaatgagccaaaggcctgggagaagaggaacatttttgcctgatgcctaaagataCGTAGTGAGAGCATTCTGCAAacagagccactgcagaaaaggacgATTCTCTGTGtctccctcctttttttaaaaaaaattattgaaacttttcagcatatgatacaataaaaaaattaatctaaagaaaagaagaaaataccaAGTCCTCTTTCAGAGAtagatcttaacccttgtctcacaTAAAAGTGGACAGATCCTCCCATCTCTCACCTGGAGCTTTTTCTTCCAGCTTCCCACCCTGTGAGATCTTCCGTTCCTTGCCTCTAATACAGTTTTTCCCTTTCCATCTATCACCTTCCTGTTCATTCCCCCATTAACCCAGAGTGTAGGACCTTAGAAAAACAAATCCAAACGCaaaagaaaaggcccattctcatgctgccaccctctgTACCTCGTGGTGAGGGCCCATGAAGATGGGCCTCATACGGTGATCGCAGGGTCTGGCCCAGTTGCAAAGGAACAAAAGCCGGAACTTGACTTGTGATGTCCAAACTTGGGCTTCTGGCTTGTTTGTCCAAATAAACCGTAAGTGGTAAGCCAAAAACCAACACTGGCAAGCCCGAGTTTGGACCTCACAGCAAGCCATTCTGTGGCTTGTCATATTTGTAGCATGGTGTCACAGCAGTAGTGCACCAGAATGCAGTTCATTTCTGTTAAGCCTTACTTGGCTTTAAGCTATGCTATAATGTGATGTGACAACTGAGTCATTACCTTTCCAAGTATTTTGCTGTTCTCCATACTTAAAACAAATTCTCAAACTGTTGACAAAATAGATATAGAAGGGAACATCGGTTCATAGCATTTAATAGCTGTGTATAGCCTTAGATTCTTTGGCATACTATTGAGAGAAGATGGAGATATTCCTTAGTAGTAGTTAAAATGCCCTGTCAAATGCCTAATTTGACCTACCAGGTAAGTAACACAGATTTTGGTGAAATTGCTGAAAATAGTAGGCATAAGCTTGAAATTCTTTGGAACCTCACATTTGACAACATTTTGTGGCATCTTGAAATTAAACAGCACTACTTACATGGAGATCATATGATTTCTACTTTAGATTCTGGAGCATATATGTTCTAGTTATGAACACATTTGTATAAATCTGCTAAGGCTTGCTTTTgtgacaaatatttttaaaacttaaatatATATCAGCAGAAAAACAGGCTATGTAAACGGATAAACCCTTATATTAGCCTTAAAGTTGTTAACAACAGTGAATAAATGTTCTGacttttgttttttccttctagTCATGTCCAGTTTGCAGATCTCGAGTAGAGCATGTCCAGCATGTGTATTTGCCTACCCACACCAGCCTGCTTAATCTGACCGTAATATGACCTCCATGTTATCACCGGAAGATGTACACTATACAAGCTTCTAAACTATCTTATACTTCCAAAATACTGCACTAATGTTTTCTCCGACTCCATTGATGGTGAAGGTGAGCAGTCACTTCAGCATCTGCCAGCAATTATAGTCAAAACGACCGCAACAAAactatggggggagggaggggagaatagGGAACGATCTCTGTTCAGAGAATTTGTTTTATGGGTATAACTGTGAATGACTTATAGACAACCTCATGTCACATGAAgcaacatttatttataaaatggcaatatacaaaaaaaaatctgagaGGAGGAAAGATGAAAAGTTACTCCGTAGTATCCAGCAAGGGCAACACTGCCTGTTTTTTGCAATtataaatattgtttttaaaGTTACTTTATTTAGCATGATCACTCCATTTATCTTTTAGGAAAACTAGTTTTTTAATATCTACATCTGTTATTTCACAGTAACTTAGTTTCTGCTTTTAGTCTCACtgaagaaactatttttaaatCTTTGTATTTAAGAACCTAAGATTGCAAAGCTTTAAGCAAATAGTTGTATTTGTTTCATCAAAAATAGGTAACTTGCAAAATTTACTATAAAGATTTTGAGTAAATTTGGCAGCCTGTTGGGCACCTCCTGAGAAGAAAATGCTGAAatacttacattttaaaaaagtaactttGAACATCTGTTAAACGTTTTTCTCTTGCAAGAGTCAGTTGTTTCTCTTGTACTTGTTTCTGTTTATCTGCCTTGTGTTGGGAGAAATGTATTCTCAAACAGTATAATGTTAATATGGTTTTCTAAAATGCAGCTGTGTTAAATTATTCTTTCTTAAAACCGTCTTACCTTCTACCACAAACCCTGTCCCTGGGCATTTTGGACTTTGGTCAGCTAGTGAATGCTCCAAAATATTGAAAACTAGATGACCATGTTTGGGTGCAATACTAGCTAAAAAGAAAGCTAGAAAAGTCACTTTACTGAGACTTTCTGAATATACTTTTCATATTGCCTTAATGTAGCAGTAATGTGTGTATGCATTTGTTTCTTTGCACAGACATTTTGTCAAAATATTAAAGCTCTACTTTTTTATGGCACATTAGCGTATAAACCTTACTCCAAAAGGTATTTATTTTTTCACTTTGTAAAAAGTTTTCTTTCCACATGAAGCAAGAACTCCTATTATGGTAGACAActtgtcttttttatatattcaGGTTAATAAAGGACTTTTTTATATACAGAATTTTGCAGTAGTTCCTCATTTGCATGCCTTACATATTAATGCTAACTACAAGAAAGATCAAGACAACAGCAGACACATCTTGGTTACCTCCATCCTTGTGCAGCCTCTCacagggcagggggtggggagagctgcaGACAGTGGACATTTCCTCAAGCAGAAGTTTACTGTGTAAATGATTTTATTTCTGATTATTTAATTAGATTTTTACATACATTCACTTGTTACGCAATGACAAAACATAACCATACTACATAGCTTTTAGGGTTAAACATGTTTAATTACACTGACACTATGCTTCCTCACATTCATTTTGTCAATATTTCTCCTGTTTAGATATTTCTATAATGGCCTTCACATGGTCAGGAGACAGTGTACAGCATATTAACATGTATTAATACATATTTCTAAAGCCAATGAAAATATCAATACAAAGTAAATGGCATAAAAAGATCAAAAGTGTCCATATGGTTGCACTTTAaaaggacaaattcatgaagtaTCTGTAGCTATTGTTCAAGCATGGTAGTAAGATCATGGAAACTTTCCTATCCCCCTTTTATGTATTCTCTGCATTCACACCACACTATTGCTTGATGCAGATGAAGCTTGCATAAAATAAGGAGCAGGCTTCTGTCTGCATTTAATGTTAATATGAGATAACCACATGCATGACTCAATCCAAATGTCATTGCTTTACAACTCCCTCCCAGCTAGTCGCTCTTTGCTCTTGGACAGTGGAAAAGCCTAGGAGGATCCAAATGAAGGTGCTTGCAACTGGTTAACTTCATCTACCTGTAACTGCCAGCAGTTGAGGGTGTAAAATAGAATAAAAGAGGATGGGATGGGCATTAACAACTAGAGAACTggattttgtaagctgctttaggTGAATCAGCCATGGTGGAGCTAGGCTTTGTGGATAGATTCTGAATTGTAAATGACATAGGCTGTTTTAATGGCAAAATGAATCAGGTTTGACAGTGATGTTTACCTTAGAAAGTAGCTGGTCTTTcagcaaatgtttaaaaacacccAATAAAAGCGAATTAGTCTTTCGGATAAAAGGAAACTTAAATGCACTCAATGCATATTTTCCATACTGAGCACAATCTAGTTGATAACCTATTGATAATGTTTAGTTTTGCCCTCTTGCCCTGCAGTGATTCCATCAACTAAGTCAAAGTAAAGTATATGGTAGATAAAGTGTAAAGGTTAAGCTAAATGCAAACTTTATTCAGGAGCTTGGAGTATTTGATAAAGACAGTTTAACCTTTTGTTAAGGCACAGACAGACCTAAGGCACAGACAGAACACAAATATACAACCACAGGACTAgttacattttatatatttttatatatatatatatatatatatatatatatatgctttcgtagattttcacgggtacaggaatgcaggttttggtgtcctcgggtgtcttcccgtgtaaaagttggggtgtctaggcgacgtttcgacgaggtctcactcgtcatcttcaggctggtgctttcggcttcttgttactggaacagagcaggatctcagtgtttgagttcctataaatactgttgaggaggtgtggcctctaatgttcttgggcagagaggaagttcccaggctagtgtgccttttcttcttttgtttcttaattacttgagggatatcttgagtgatttcttgagttgtatcctgagtaccacttaggtgggtcattaggtgtggattagttgctaaagcctttgtgtcttgacctcttgaactttgtgaagagtttttctgggaagatggttgtactgcattttgttgtgctctggcttggcttcgtgtataggggcgagctgtggttttgtggtctgtgccagccagatctgtgtagggattgcaggggggtgcagcatccggaggtgccaccatggtttggctactggatggtatctgtaattcatctgtggagagggtctgggtttgggtctggtgtggttgattggtgatggcgttctgtgtgcctctggctctggtgtcagtttttgtggggagggctaatttccagatgtctggcaagcgggatgtgtcgtcacgcttgttcatgttgtgagggtgtttctctatctcgatggcttccatgattattctcttgtggtgatgttccatgttaaagagcaatttggaatctgcaaaattaatttcgtgtcctgtttctttcatgtgttggaaaagagaggaagttttttcttcttttttgacggcattcttgtgttctgcgatacgtgcatttattcgtctgttagtttgtccaatgtacgtggctgggcagactttgcagggtatttcatagaccccttggttttccaactggattttatccttggggtttctgaggatattggctattttttggttggtgcaaaaggctgttttgatattgtgtttatggaggattttgctaattttatctgtagtgcccttgtgcgtctggagagctgaaacagaGACCTCacgtaagacagacacacacaccaacaaactccacaaactagaaaaacgccagaaacccagccaccctccacaacaacccatgaagcaaacagtacataacatatcagacaggatcctcacctcaactgaaaccaaagtactctccaaaggtttcaactttgcagtcgccccgagacgcatccccacggaaaacatcatatgcggagtcgaagctagcctaaccaaaatcaacccagatgaagccaataaaatcagacttgaagtcaccaacatcctctgctccagcaaaccacccagaagcaatttacacaaagaagaacagaaagcactcaccgacctgaggaaagacaacaacataatcattctcccagcagacaaaggtaatgccactgttgtgatgaacacatcggactaccaagcaaaactatcaaatctactccaagaccctacctaccaacctataaaaacagatcccaccacctatctggaaaaaaccaccaaatccaaaataaaagcctctcctatcagtgaagaaatccagctaagaatcatccccagagaaaaatcatccagatgccccaaactctacggcctccccaagatacacaaagaaggaacaccactcagaccaatagtcagctccataggctcacctctacaaaatctcgctaaatttctcgccaagcaacttcagccctatgcagaatccatctcttcacacgttccaaactccttccagttcatagaaacaataaagaagcaaaacctacatcccaatgacctacttgtgagcttcgatgttgtatctctcttcacacaagtgcccattaatgaagccttgacagccattcaaaacaaatacaatccccccgaatacatcttggacctgaccaagcactgcctaaccaacacgtacttcatccacaatggacaaagatacaaacagatagaaggagcacctatgggatcacccctctcaccggtcatcgcaaacctgtacatggaacactttgaaaccaatgccttagacaagtcagaacacaaacccaaactttggctcagatatgttgaacgacacctttgtaatttggccacacgggaaggaaaaactggatagcttcctcacacatctcaacagcctacaccccaaaatacaattcactatggaaatagaagccaacaaccaacttcccttccttgacgtcctaatctacaaaaaacctgatggctccctaggacacactatctaccggaaaaaaaacacacaccaaccgctacttacatgcacaatcacaccaccaccctgcacaaataaactccgtagccaagactctcatctccagaaccaaacgcctggctgacaaaaaccacttgacaactgagttacagaatctctcaaatgtgttaattgccaatggataccagcaaaacagggttacgaagctaatccaaaaagaaacaccccccaaaaaccaagacacagaagaaaacaatggcatggccctccttccttatatcaagggcactacagataaaattagcaaaatcctccataaacacaatatcaaaacagccttttgcaccaaccaaaaaatagccaatatcctcagaaaccccaaggataaaatccagttggaaaaccaaggggtctatgaaataccctgcaaagtctgcccagccacgtacattggacaaactaacagacgaataaatgcacgtatcgcagaacacaagaatgccgtcaaaaaagaagaaaaaacttcctctcttttccaacacatgaaagaaacaggacacgaaattaattttgcagattccaaattgctctttaacatggaacatcaccacaagagaataatcatggaagccatcgagatagagaaacaccctcacaacatgaacaagcgtgacgacacatcccgcttgccagacatctggaaattagccctccccacaaaaactgacacca encodes the following:
- the MYLIP gene encoding E3 ubiquitin-protein ligase MYLIP isoform X1, with the translated sequence MLCYVTRPDAVVMEVEVEAKANGEDCLDQVCRRLGIIEVDYFGLQFTGSKGENLWLNLRNRISQQMDGLPPYRLKLRVKFFVEPHLILQEQTRHMFFLHIEEDLLAGNLQCSSEHAIELSALLAQLKFGDYNQNTAKYHYEEFCAKELTTTVLDSITAKHKELEGLTQASAEYQVLQIVSTLENYGVEWHSVRDSEGQKLFIGIGPEGIAMCKDDFTPINRIAYPVVQMATQSGKNVYLTVTKESGNSIVHLFKMVSTRAASGLYRAITETHAFYRCDTVTSAVMMQYSRDLKGHLASLFLNENINLGKKYVFDIKRTSKEAYDHARRALYNAGIVDLVSRSDQSPPSSPLKSSESSMNCDSCEGLNCQQMKALQEKLRKLKESLLCMVCCEEEINSTFCPCGHTVCCESCAAQLQSCPVCRSRVEHVQHVYLPTHTSLLNLTVI
- the MYLIP gene encoding E3 ubiquitin-protein ligase MYLIP isoform X2 translates to MDGLPPYRLKLRVKFFVEPHLILQEQTRHMFFLHIEEDLLAGNLQCSSEHAIELSALLAQLKFGDYNQNTAKYHYEEFCAKELTTTVLDSITAKHKELEGLTQASAEYQVLQIVSTLENYGVEWHSVRDSEGQKLFIGIGPEGIAMCKDDFTPINRIAYPVVQMATQSGKNVYLTVTKESGNSIVHLFKMVSTRAASGLYRAITETHAFYRCDTVTSAVMMQYSRDLKGHLASLFLNENINLGKKYVFDIKRTSKEAYDHARRALYNAGIVDLVSRSDQSPPSSPLKSSESSMNCDSCEGLNCQQMKALQEKLRKLKESLLCMVCCEEEINSTFCPCGHTVCCESCAAQLQSCPVCRSRVEHVQHVYLPTHTSLLNLTVI